TTGATAGATAGTTCTAGTTTGCAGTTTCATTTTGTATATTGTTCACTCTAAATTTCTGATCAAATATTTGCAACTGAGCGCCTATCCACTGATTCTCAAGAAAACCCTAAGCTTGACAGGAAAGTTATTGGAGCTTGTGTTGTCTCCCAGTTTACAACCTATGCTGTCACTACTGCACAGATTTGGCATGATGTGGATCATGGTACAGGAACGATGGATGAACAGTGAAATTTCTCACCGTTCCTAGTTTATACTTGGTAGTCAGCCAAACGTTGTTTGTGGATCTCATGTCTTCGCCAACAATTGTGGCTTCATATGAACTCCAGTGCTACATGCAGGTCAGATATGGACACCTTTGTGGGTAAAAAACCTACCAGGGTTTAGGTTAGACAATGCATTTCATTGAATCAATTAAATGCagccatgtttttttttttttcttataaatgttCAGGCCATGATGAGTTGAgaaaatcattgttttgaaatGTCTTCAGAATTGTGTATAAATGTTTCTCAAAGGCTGGTAGAACATGACTTGCAGTTTGAAAGGAGGAAGAGAGTATCAATTTCCAAAATCTTCCGTCAAAGCAGTTTTAAACCGTATGTGTAGTACTTTTCCTCACCTTTCCGTGCAGGGTTTCTGCTAGTATACATATGACAAGTTACTGCTGTGCTGTTGGGACATGTCATGAACGCTGCTGGCGCTTGTGGCAGGCAGTCTGGCCCCATACGTGAACAATAATGCGGAGAGGGGAGATGTAAATTGAGATCAATCAATAGCATTTGCCTTCAATGCCCGTCTGTTCGAGGTACGCCCACTAAGTGGAACCCCTTTCTGTTCAATTTCCTCTTGTCTGAGAATTGACGTGCATGTGTACGTACAATGCAGTGATTTTTACCTGTTACCAAGGCTTGCTAAATCTTCTCGTTTGTTTGAGACCTTATGTGAAGTTTCACTATTGGTAATATTGCAATTTTCGTTGTCAGAAAGTTGCATCAGACTGCAGAGTTTCTGTGTTTAGCAAATTGGCAAACGTACCTGCACTGAAGATTGTCATAAATAGGGGAGTTTTGTGTGAACTTAATAAGATGTCATTCCGGCAGATTGTGACTAGTCGGTCAGAGTACAAATGGGTTGATGGGCTATTAAGACCAAATCGAACCGTTACTGTGTTAAGAAAGAGAATGTAGTAGTTTATTGATATGTATGGCATACAAAAACATATGGATGGATCACTCGGCTAAAGAGAATGCTGCCACTTGAACTGTACTTAGATGTTTGGTTGGTTGTATTGAAGAGGGTATGGATTTTGATGTTTAAGCAGGAATTCTTATGAATATAAAGGCAAGAACTCAATTTATTATTGTCTTAACTTGGCCATTAGCAGAGAAAACATTGTTGCTTCACTGCCTGGAATCATCTACTCTATTGCCTTACATACATACAATGGCGTGTTCGAAGACACAAAGTGACTTAAGAGGATAGGAGTTGGTAATATGATCCTAATTCCATTGATCAAAGAAGCATTTTGGACAAAGCTCGAAACATTCTAACGCGTAGGACCAGCATCCCCAGGACAGCCCACATGGCTACCACCCATCACCATTAATTCCAGATACAATGATAAAGTCCACTCCCTACCTGAACGGTGGCTCCTTTCAAAGCCAGATTGGTATGGTTTATATATATTGTCTTTCATGAAATGGACCGCCATTCCTTTCACTGCCTCCAACTAATGAACTAAGATAAGATCATCGTGAATGCACCATCTCCACTACAGTTTGGGTCCATACACACACATGTAAACCAGTTGTGACCAACTCTGTCATGGCTTAATCCCCTCCGGCATCGGCAAATTAAGGTGCTTGTAGCTTGTGAACCCCCCATCCACCACGAGATTATGACCCGAGACGTACTTGGACTCATCAGACGCCAAGTAGACGGCCGCCTTCGCCACATCCATATCCTCACTCCTTGCTCCCCTCAGCTCGCACACACTATCCACGATCTGCTCCATCCTTTGTCTTCCCACGTCGCCGTACAACTGGGTGAATTGATCCACCACCAGGGGCGTCAGGGTCACGAACGGCGAGATGCAGTTGATTCGGACCCCGCGGCGGCACAAGTCGCCGGCCAGCGACCTCACCATCCCCGCCACCGCGAACTTGGAGATGGCGTACGGGTGCGTGCCGAGGCCGCCCATGAGGCCGCTGATGCTGGAGACGCAGATGATGGAGCCGGCGCCCGCCGGGCCCATCACGCGGGCAGCGTGCTTGACCCCCGCCAGTGTCCCCCGGACGTTGACGCCCATGACGAGGTCGAAGCTAGCGAGGTCGAGGCGGGCGACGTCGGTAGCCGTCGGCGGCCCAGCGATGCCGGCGCTGTTGTGCATGATATCAAGCCGGCCGTGGCGGGCCACGGCGAAGTCGACGGCCTCGGCTACCTGCGGCTCCACGGTCACGTCGCATTCGATGAATTCGGCTCTCGGGCCGAGCTGTTGGGCTGCTTGCCGACCCAACTGCGCATTGACGTCCGCGAGGACGACGCTCGCACCCTCCTGGATGAACTCGAGGGCCGTCGCCTTGCCCAACCCGCTTGCTCCGCCGGTCACCAAAGCCACCTTCCCCTCCAACCTGCGGCGGTGCATTTAGAACAGCGAAACAGTCATCAAACGACTGTCGCATCCCAATAAGAACTTCGCCTCGCATGAAGCCAAGACCGACTCTTAGACTCACCTTCCGCTCCGCACCGCCGTCGAGAACTTCACCCGCTTCTGCCACGAGCCATCCTTCCTTCCGGCCACGGCCACTCTCCTGCTCCGTTTCACAACCCATAGTGATCACAATTCGAGAACAATCGACAGCCCCCACA
The window above is part of the Musa acuminata AAA Group cultivar baxijiao chromosome BXJ2-6, Cavendish_Baxijiao_AAA, whole genome shotgun sequence genome. Proteins encoded here:
- the LOC135614962 gene encoding zerumbone synthase-like, giving the protein MLRLVSRRVAVAGRKDGSWQKRVKFSTAVRSGRLEGKVALVTGGASGLGKATALEFIQEGASVVLADVNAQLGRQAAQQLGPRAEFIECDVTVEPQVAEAVDFAVARHGRLDIMHNSAGIAGPPTATDVARLDLASFDLVMGVNVRGTLAGVKHAARVMGPAGAGSIICVSSISGLMGGLGTHPYAISKFAVAGMVRSLAGDLCRRGVRINCISPFVTLTPLVVDQFTQLYGDVGRQRMEQIVDSVCELRGARSEDMDVAKAAVYLASDESKYVSGHNLVVDGGFTSYKHLNLPMPEGIKP